The Andrena cerasifolii isolate SP2316 chromosome 14, iyAndCera1_principal, whole genome shotgun sequence genome contains the following window.
TTATGTCATTCTCTTCTTTATATTCATGACGCGGAGAATCAAAGTGGACGACGTTTCTTACgaatttcgtttttttctttgttttatatatatatatatatttatatatattgtatatacgTATACAGAGTGAACAACTTCTGGCCACAACTAAGCCCGAGGCGTATTCCGGCATGGCAGGCAGTCACACTTCCATCGTGCAGCGTGACTATACCATCGAGCCTATTGCTAAAGACGCGCATGTGGTTATGGCAGCTAACGTGCTGACCACAAGCTCCAACACCATATTGAAGAATCTGGTTGACAGCCTGAAGACTGGAGGGTTTATACTGCTGGAAGAGACAAGTGGCCAAGTCGATGAGAACACGCTGAAGGAGTTTGATCTGATGTTGGTCGCGAAACAAGTTATCTTTGGCAAGGCTTATTTCCTCCTCAAGCAGAGGGAAGAGAAACCAAATGATCCGATCGTCGTCGAAATAACTGAAAAGAAATTCCATTGGTTGGAAACTGCCAAAGCGGCCCTGAGGAAATCTATAACCGATAATCAAGATGTTCTGTTTGTATGCCAAGGCGATGAATCATCCGGTGAGTATTATTGTATATTAATATGCGCTGGATATATTAAGCACGTTCTTGTACGATGATAACTGATTGACTTTATCATTATCTTCCGCAGGTATAATTGGATTTATGAATTGCATACGTCGGGAGGATGGTGGCGGAAACGCCAACTTTGTGTTCGTTCAAGACAAAAACGCCCCGAAATTCAGTCTTAAAGAAAAAATCTATGCCGAACAGTTGGATAAACAGCTGATGGCTAATGTGTTGAAGGGTGGAGTGTGGGGATCGTACCGACATTTCGTTCTGGATCAGCAAAACGGGGAGATATCGTCCCTTCAGGTGGAACACGCGTATATTAACGCGTTGTACAGAGGTGACTTGAGCAGCTTAAGGTGGATCGAAAGTCCATTGAGCTACTACGAACAGGAGAAATCAAGCGAGCTGGAATTTTGTTACGTGTATTACGCACCGCTGAACTTCAGGGATGTGATGTTGTCAACTGGAAAGCTGCCACCAGATGCTCTCCCTGGAAACTTGGCCTCCCAAGACTGTATAATGGGTTTGGAATTTTCTGGTCGCAATTCCAAGGGACAGCGCGTGATGGCTATGGTACCGGCGCGAGGTTTAGCAACCACTGTCGCAGCTGATTCTGGATTCATGTGGAAAGTGCCGGAGAAATGGACGTTGGAGGAAGCATCAACGATCCCGGTAGCCTACTCGACCAGTTACTACGCCCTCTTCGTCCGAGGTCGTCTACAACCTGGCGAAAGTGTCCTGATCCATGCTGGTAGTGGAGGTGTCGGGCAAGCCAGTATAGCCATAGCCTTGCACGCGGGCTGCAAGGTGTTCACCACCGTAGGAACGCAAGAGAAACGAAACTTCCTGAAGAAGATGTTCCCTCAGTTGACGGACAGGGACATCGGTAACTCCCGAGACACCAGCTTCGAACAATTGATACTTAACGAGACCAACGGCCGTGGCGTTGACGTGGTGCTGAACTCGTTGTCCGAAGAGAAGCTGCAGGCCAGCATAAGGTGTCTGGCGGTGGGCGGGCGTTTCCTTGAAATAGGAAAGTTCGATTTGTCCAATGACGCGGCTCTGGGAATGTCGGTGTTCCTGAAGAACACCACCTTCCACGGAATATTGTTGGACGCCATTACCGAGGGTGACAGCCCGGACAGGCGGGAGGTAGTGAGGCTCGTTCAAGAGGGAATAAACAACGGCGCTGTTCGCCCTCTTCCCGCGACAGTGTTCTCGGAACAGCAGCTCGAGCAGTCGTTCAGGTTCATGGCCACGGGCAAGCATATCGGCAAAGTGGTGCTGAAGATACGAAACGAGGAGAAGCAGAAGGTCGCGCAGCCATCGGTTAAGACTGTCACAGCTATCCCGCGTACGTATATGAATCCGAACAAGTCGTACGTGCTGATCGGTGGTCTCGGCGGGTTCGCTTTGGAACTGGCTGATTGGATGATAAATCGTGGTGCGAAGCATATAGTCCTAACGTCGCGATCTGGGATACGCGACGGCTTCCAGGCAATGTGCGTTCGCCGTTGGCGCGAGATGGGCGTGAACGTTGTGGTCAGCACTACGGATGTGGTAACGATGGCTGGAGCGAGGAAGCTCATTACGGACACCAACAAGATCGCTCCCGTCGGCGGTATATTTAATCTAGCCGCCGTACTACGAGACAATGCCTTCGCTGAACTCACAGAGGAGGATTACAACATATCGACAATGCCCAAGGTCGACGCAACTAAATGCCTGGACGCAGTGTCCCGCGAATTATGCTCCACGTTGGACTACTTCGTCGTCTTCTCATCCATCACCAGTGGAAGGGGCAACGTTGGCCAAACCAATTATGGTTTCGCGAATTCTGCGATGGAGAGGATAGTGGAGCAAAGACAAACAAACGGGTTGCCCGGTCTCGCTATTCAATGGGGAGCCGTCGGTGATGTCGGCCTAATTATAGGTAAGTTATTTTCATCTACGCATTTCTATTTCTAATCGTATTATGTTCCGTTGAAGCTTTTCTGACATCTTTTCGATCTGTCTGTGTCTCTGTTTTAGATGTGATAAAAGGAAGTAACGAGACCGTAATCAGCGGTACTGTGCCGCAACGTATTCAGAGTTGCCTGAACACGATAGACGTATTGCTGCAGCAGCCACATCCCGTCTTGACTTCTTATGTTGTGCAGGACAAGTGCGCAAACGCGGAGAGCGCGAATCAAGTTAGCCTCCCCCAGACAATTGCTAATATCCTGGGCATTAAGAAACTGGAAAGCATTAATCTGAATCTTACGTTGGCCGATCTCGGAATGGACTCGTTAATGGGAACAGAGATCAAACAGACCCTCGAAAGGAATTACGACGTTGTATTATCGGCGCAAGATATTCGTAATCTAACGTTCGAGAAATTATCCGCGTTCGGTAACGACTCGAAACCGGCCGCAGCAGCAGTTGCTAAACCTGATGCCCTCGGTGCCGCCGCCGCCACTACTACTGCCCATGTGAACCAGGACACTGGGGCAGACTTTCTCTATCAATTCGAGGGCATTGAGATCGTGCCGATGGAGCCTATCGTGCCATTGAAGACAAAAGGGTCAAACGGAACGCCCGTATTCTTCATTCACGCCATCGAAGGAATGATCTCTCCCTTGAAAACCATCGCCAAAGAATTGGATCGACCCGTCTGGGGCTTCCAGTGCGTCCCGAATGCTCCGTTAAGCAGCATTACAGATTTAGCCAAGTTCTACGTACAGGAGATGCGACAAATCCAAAAGAAAGGACCGTATCATATAGTCGGCTACTCGTTCGGCGCGTGCGTCGGCTTCGAAATGGCTCTTCAGCTGGAGAAAACTGGAGAGCAGACAGTTTTAACTTTTATCGATGGCTCGCCAGAATTCGTGCACTTACACGCCACCATGATCTCGATGCAAACCGGCCAGACGGACCAAGGTGTGATTTCAGATTCATTCCGCAAATCTGTATCGTACTTCGCTATCCAATTCAACACGAAGCTCAATTTCGTCCAGGTAATTacatgtatacatacatatacatatttctattCCCGTATACACGCCATGCTGATAACTTCGTAATAACACACACGTTTCGTTGCTTCTGCATCCTGCAGGTGTATAAAATCTTAAAAGAAACGACCAACGACGAAGAGACATTAAATAAAATGGTGGAACTAATAAATCATCCGCAATTGAAAGCCGAGGACTTGAAAACTGCTGCCACGTTATTCTCCAAGAAGCTCCACGCGGGCTTTTACTACAAACCAAACGCTTTGTATAGCGGAGAACTGATGCTGATTAAAGTGAAAGATAGTTTCGTTGATTTGAAGAAAGATTACGGCCTGGCGGAGGTAATTATTACACGAATTTAAACACTACCCCCACGTTAGCACGATTCAAGGTTACGTacgttcttttcttctcctttcacAGATCTGCAAAAAGCAAGTACGAATCGAAGAGCTGCCGGAAAATCACAGGAGTCTGCTAAAGGGACAAGCGGCGTCTACTGTCGCGAAATTGATACGAACGTAAATCTTTCTCGAAGTATAAATTGAACTGAAAATTCCAGAAACTGATCCTCGATATTCGTATCATTATTTAAATGTACATAAATGTGGCATAGATATGTTTTATAAGATACCAATGTACAATATTATCGATGGAGACCGTGAAaacttaatatttaatatttaatacgaTTTCTACGGTTTAATATTCTCTGCAAAGTTCCTTTTGTACAAATGTTTCTTGCTTCGGAGGTTTTCATTCGCACTGTTCATATCATTCACATTAACTTACCTAACGGACTCATATATATATTCAgatcgtaaatattttaaattttatgaaatgaaacATGTACGTCAAGATAACCGCGTAGTTTTAGCTTCTCCATTTTATTGATAGTTTCGTCTACAACAAATGGGTATTACTATAAATATTTAATGGATCTAAAGTATAGAAATGCTTATGGTACATTCCATTTCCAAAATGAAAGTATCCGCTATAGGTCTTTGTAATGGTCTCTGGTGGACAAGTTACCATTATTTAAACATATAGGGTACGCATATTTATTCTCTTTTCCATTTCACGTTCTTTAATGGCAACTCGCATTTAGATTTCTTTTTGCAGAAAAGATATGCTATACGCAGAAACAcaaaagcttaaaaaaaaaaaaattctcaaatagTACTTTCGGGTACTATTTCAAGAATCTTGTCAGCTCAATCAGTCAGCTGTCGTACCCCCTTCTGCGCAAATATTAAAACAATCGAATGCAAACATTCCAGTGGTAAACAGTAGTATATAATTTACATAGGTACATATATTATTCGTAGACAATTCACTCTCTATCGTACTAAACATACTTAATGCTTTGTTGAAAGCAAATATTTGTACTATTTGTTTATTAGCAATAAATAATAAGTTTTTTTAGATAGCGAagatatgtatatgtttatagcTACTTTGATTGCCATTAAGCATACGCAATGTGCACTTGTTATCTGTTACATATTTTCTTGTGTTATACCAGTAAACAAATAAAGaacattaaataaattctaTCCATTCGGAATTCTGCTCCAATAAATCTTAttaatacactcctcacattaattaaaggatcacctctaggaacacGAAAAATAGgcgcaagttcacatggtcataactcctgcaaaaatagtcgtatcgatattttgataaTATGCTTCAAAAGCGTGGAATGTTGGTTCGTGTCGAAATAATTGCCGGTTTCGAAATAAgaccttttatttttattcaaagcaACATCGGTAAACAGTAATAATGATAGTCTTTGTAAAAAGTTCAATGGAATGTGTTCTTTTCGACCGTTTCTTTCGTGAGACTTATCTATTGCCCTTGCCGCGTACGGTAATTCGGATCGGAAATGGCAGCGTTTGGATCACATGTGAAAGACACGGTCAATGCATAACGAACTCCAGACTGTACCTTCTCGACTGCATGTAAATTCTCGCTACCCGAAGTGAACATAGATACTctgcctaaaaaaaaaatgtgaaaatcgCAATTACTTCTTCTCTTTTACGTATTATTCCATATTACATACGTACAACTATTCTTTACCTTTTCGAGGCTCTACCGTTGTATTAACGTTATCTTTGTCAATGAATAGAAATCGACCTGCCTCGAAATCTCTCCCAAAGTCATTCAGATAAAGCAAGGATGTATAATGAAACGATTCGTATGTTTCCTATAGGAGAAATCATATTTGGAATTGACGTACTGATAATTAATTATCGAGGATTAATCGCAATAGAATTGTAAGCACATGCGTACCTTATCAACATGGGGATGCCAATATTCGTCGTGTATCGTTTTTGCAGACGCGTTAGTCATTCGAGAGAAGAATGTAGGCTTGGTTAGATATATTTTATCAGAGGGCACCCCAAAATTATGCGCAACTGCATGGTGAATTTTAGTTTTAACTACTCTGTAAACAACAAAACATTGATGTAGATCTCGGTATACAAGTGTCAAGTGAGTATACGTAAATATGGCAAATCTGCATACTTATAAATTGCAAAGTCAGCGCTGTTAAATATCTTCCTCGCCTCTGGCAATGCGTAGATATCGACAAAGCTCTGGCCTTTGCTCAACGCGCCAGAGTGAAGATCCAAAATACTTGCGCCCCCGTCGGAACCACCTAAATTCAAACCACTGACCGCGATCTTTAACAAAATGTCTGTTTCCGTTGACGACACTAGCTTGTCTGTAACGATTCTTCCACATTTCTCAGGTACACATTCAGGATATTCGCTGGTCTCAGCTTTAAAATCGTCCGAACATTCTACGTGCTGCGTACGGCTCAGCAGAATCTCTTTCTGCTTCGCCAGATAGACCTCTTTACCTTGCCTGCTATTATACCAAACTATGAACAATACCGCAAGTATTAGGGCACAACGTGACCATACCCTTTGATAGGGGAATGTCACAAAGGGGCCATACTTTCTGGAAAATCATAttctccttttacattttatttgtgATACAGTGAAACACGATATTACATTAATTACACATATACGACGCATTATCTGAAAATCTACAAGCGATTGAAAGGAATTGGATACAACGTTAAGCTAAAATTGAAAGTGGGCATAAAGTAGGTGACATAAATAGTGACTAATTAACCTATAAAGTGAACTGAATTTTTACAGTGCTTAGTATTACACGAAAGAATAATCTGCTACACGCTACACGTCGAGAAAGAATATTTTCATGTTACATACAATTTGGCACTCTCTTTCGCCTTCTCTTCGAGTTTCTCTTCCTTCTGGCTTGGCTTctcttttttcatttgtttcctTTTGCCTTTTTTAAGCTCTTGCGACATTTTCCAAACGACGATAGCTACTTCGAATTGACACAGGTTAACGGCATCGAGTTTAACATCCGCATATGCAAGTGGAAAAATCAGCAAAAATCAGCCCGTTCCCTACGCTTCGCATTAGCGGCCGCGTAATGCCACCCATGTCACTTATTGCTCGCACACGCGCCGATATCAAACTGttattctaaaatattaacCATTCGCATTATAATCATTTattgaagtagagaaaactctGATACATATTTCGAATACCTATGCGTACATTCCCGCGGAATTTCAACAATTTGAAAAGTTACCTAATACTCTCGCTTACCATCAAAATACAGTGAAATTCACTTTGCAGTCAACACCCTCAGAAAGATATTCAGCAAACAAATGGaaagtaatttaaattaattaaatcaaCGTAAAGTCGTAAACGTTTCATTCATCCGTCACCGATCACCGATCACCGATCACGTGGCCTCTTTGCGACTTGCGACCACCCCTTTTACCACCCCGTACTCGCCTGTCACGTTGTTAaggtagaatcggtgaggagaactacaGGAGTGTACGTgcgagttatttatttgtatagtattgactttctaaatattttatgtgtcggtgaaaagataagtattattagcaataaatgtttcattatCGGTAAAATCGAATCGGGGAACCCAGCCATAAATAGttacgctacgagcctacgagtacgcacgtacactactgcggtTCTCCtcacaggcgggttgctcgcagctaggcgctaaaaacggctccctgtgcacccctgctgtAGGGCGTAGACCAGATATATAGATTACTAGCTTAAAGCACCCGGCATTGCTCGGGTAAAGCTTGTAAAGATTGTCACAGAGTGTCAAGGGGGTGGAATAAGGGTGAAGCGATGGGATATCTAGATTTCATGGTAGTCCATATTTTCCGCAGTGTTCTAGAGAGttattatgcaaaatttggtccagatcggttaaaaaagtcgggataaaaagtatcgtaTGTGTTATTCCTGGTCTTAGACTAtgcgtatacaaaatttcagaaagattcgtTGTTGATTTCGTTCACACTTTCGCATGGTAAACAGTCTAAAGGGGCCGCTCTACTTTACCATGTTCAGAAAGATCGAATTCCTTTCTTCACATTTTCTGAGTAGTGTCGAGTGAATATATGATGTATGTAGGTTATGCGTTTTATATTAACGGTCGCATTACATATGTTGAAAGCTGCTCCCTAGAAGAATTAAGGGAATTCATCCTTATAGAAAGCTACAGGAGGTTGGTTTACGGAGTAACGTCTTGAGGTTTCATAGGTTTCAGGTAGCATTGGTAACTATGGTTACACGTTACACGGCGAAGCATGGCCGTTCGATTAACAGTTTGCGAGCGACCGTGGCGCAGGAAGGTGATTACCTCGATTGAGTGCGTCGAATGCTCCGATGATTCACGGCGCGAGCTTTCTGGTGAGTGGACAGTTAACATTTACGTCTTTTTATTCCGCACGGTACTGTACTCGAGTTGCGAGCAACCATTCACACCTATTTCTTGGTGCTTCCGGATCATCGACCTTACGATAATCTAGCGCGAATCCTGCAATTGATTACGATCGATCCACGAGGGAAAAAGCCCATCGATCTTTTACCATACAATTTATTTGCAAGTAATCCACTTTCTTACATCCACATGGAGGGTATTCTTGTCATCGTGTAATTTCGAGCGCTATCGATAAATCGGACGGTTCGTCACAGGGTTGATCACGACACCGGAAGTACGGCGATTTTCTAAATCTAGATGTAGGTACTACAACAGATTGCTTCGACGAAAAGATAAACCAGTAGAATTGAAGCTATATTTTAAACTCCACTGAAATTTGTGTACAAAATCGTGTGATCTCATCAAAGTAAATACAACCTTCGTCTTTTGTCGAAGTGTTGCAAGTTATTTGGAAACATTTCCATCGCCTGAACACGTACGCCCTGCCCCCATGAATAAATGTATTTTCTTAAACACTGCGACCCAAGAAAATCTATACCCTCGcatgtccgactgaccgaccagcCGTAGATCGTTCGCATGCGAGCGTAAGAAAATGCTAATCTTGACCAAGGTGTTCGCTGCGCCCTAGATTACTCCTAGGTGTAATACCTATTACCTATACAGGAGTGTCCTTACAACGCCCAGGTGATTCGTCAACCCTTTCAGGACACAACTGGGTTAGGTTATCGTGCGAGCTGCTCGAAACCCTCGATGCATTGTAAGAACAGTCGTTATGGCATCGCTGGTGAATTACTTATCGTCTACTATAGCAACTATTTGCTAAATTGGTATTAGATTTTCGTGCAGCAAAAGGACAGGAGCGTCGTATCGAGCTCGTCGCTGTTTACTCATTCatagaaacgaaacgaaacgaaacgaaacgaaacgaaacgaaacgatacGACGTACGGCACACGTGTCTTTAGCGAAATCCGTACATCGATCCACCAGTACCTACGTACATATGTATCTAGCGGTCGTTGTTTGAAAGTAACTGAAAATCCGTTATCAGCGCGCATATCAGAGCAGCCAGCGCATATGGGCGCCTCTACGATGCTTTATAATTCACGAACGATACGTCAACGTTTTCCAGCAACAGCTTGCCCGTTAGCGGCGAAATTAAACTTTTACCCTGGCCGTCTTTAACGAACGCGATGCAAGCGCAGAAACAATACATAGGTCCCGGTTACTCGAAGGGACCTCGAACTTGATTGGAAGTCGCGATAGCGCTTCAGATTGAAATCGGATAGGTAATATCGCGCGTTTCATTCGTTCGAAGTACAGTACAAGCGTGAGAATAGGGGGGGAGTGGTGTTATCGAAATAGCTGTTTAGCTTACCTAAATCTTAAAGTCTCCGAAGGGCGAGTGAAGTAGCTAGTATTAGTGGTTTTATACCTTGTTTAGTGGGTGGTGTACTCGTGTATCTCGTACGTAGACGCGTGTCTCCATTTCTTTTACTTTGTCCCGGACTACTTGGGAGATGATATCCGAAATGATAGCGTCTAAAAACCCGcggaattatataaatatagtcTCTGATCTGAAAAAGAAAAGGTGCGCGTACGCTACTCGTGACTGGTCAGGAGCCGTGAACAATCAATATCGGACAACTTCTAACATAAGTCGGCGATGACCGCGGAAGGTCATCGATCGTCCCCCGTTAATGGCAACACGTGGGCGAGCCCCCGTATCCGATGACTGGAGCTTACCGGAGCAAAATCGTAATGCCTGTTTTAGGGCTTAATACGATGCAGAGGCAGCATCCTGATGATATAACGAGCCAGCTCGCCAGCTCAAGGGTCCTCCGACGTTGTTGTTAAAGCCAAGCCTCGATGAAGATGAATCGATACATAACGCTGAATCAACTGGGCGACGGGACGTTTGGCTCCGTTGTTCTTGGTGAACGCATCGACACCGGGGAGAAGGTCGCCATAAAAAGGATGAAGAGGAAATACTATTCCTGGGAGGAAGCGATGAATCTGCGCGAAGTGAAAGTAAGGATGCACCTTCCGCTttttgtccaacttccaagTCACAGACATGTCGAAAAGTTGTAACACGTTCCCCGTTTTAGTCTCTGAAGAAGCTCAGCCACGCGAACGTGGTGAAGCTGAAGGAAGTGATCAGGGAGAACGACGTGTTGTACTTTGTCTTCGAATACATGAAGGAGAATCTGTATCAGTTGATGAAGGACAGGTACTATCGCGGAGGCGTCGAGGTTTTCTTATTGGAATGCGCAGTGGTGTACGGATTTATGTATCGAAGTTTGTCATGCGATAGGGACAAGCTGTTCCCCGAGCCGGTGATCCGAAATATAGTGTACCAAGTGCTGCAGGGGTTGGCTTTCATGCATAAACATGGATTCTTCCATCGCGACATGAAGCCCGAGAATTTATTATGCATGGGACCGGAACTGGTGAAGATCGCCGATTTCGGATTAGCCAGGGAAATACGGTCAAGGCCACCCTACACGGACTACGTATCCACCAGATGGTAATTACAAATCAATAGATCATTGGCTGATTGGAGCGGCTTGCTTCGCGCCCAAGTCCATCTCAAGCCTATGGAACTTGTTGCAGGTACAGAGCACCCGAGGTACTCCTCCACTCTATAACCTACAACAGCCCGATCGACATTTGGGCGGTGGGCTGCATCATGGCCGAGTTGTACACGTTTCGACCGTTGTTCCCCGGCAAAAGCGAGATCGACGAGATCTTTAAGATATGCTCGGTGATCGGAACCCCGGAAAAGGACGACTGGCCGGAGGGATATCAACTGGCCACAGCCATGAACTTCAAGTTTCCAAATTTCACTCGCACCTCGCTGAGCGTTCTGATACCGAACGCCAGCCAGGAAGCAGTGATACTCATGGAGGACATGCTGCAATGGAACCCAATAAAGCGACCAACGGCACAGCAGTCTCTGAGGTATATAATTCTAAGATCGACAGCGAACCATCCAGCATACCGCTAGCAAAGCATCAGGATTTACTAAAACCTATCTTCCGCTAGGTACCCATACTTTCAGGTCAACGTTCCACGCGTAATTAACAGTAAAAAGATCGGCGTCGCGTCCCAGCGAGACCTGATCCTGAACAAAGTGAATCTTCCACCGCCCGTCCTCAAGCAATACAACTATTCCCAGCCCGAGGCCTTTGAGATCTCTCTGGAATCTAGGTAAACTATATCAACCCCCGCCGTAACCGGTAACAGTAACGTGCTGCAGGATTAATGAAACCGTCGGTGTTGCAGGGCGCAAGAGAAAATGGCGCAATCGCAGCAGCAAcggcaacagcaacagcaacagcagcccaTGCTACCGTTGCTGGGCCATCAGAATTACGCGCGCGAAAGTAATCCCATGAAGTGGGAGGAGGACGATTTTGCCGAGCTGCTAGGGTGCGTTGGCCGA
Protein-coding sequences here:
- the LOC143376411 gene encoding serine/threonine-protein kinase MAK isoform X1, whose product is MKMNRYITLNQLGDGTFGSVVLGERIDTGEKVAIKRMKRKYYSWEEAMNLREVKSLKKLSHANVVKLKEVIRENDVLYFVFEYMKENLYQLMKDRDKLFPEPVIRNIVYQVLQGLAFMHKHGFFHRDMKPENLLCMGPELVKIADFGLAREIRSRPPYTDYVSTRWYRAPEVLLHSITYNSPIDIWAVGCIMAELYTFRPLFPGKSEIDEIFKICSVIGTPEKDDWPEGYQLATAMNFKFPNFTRTSLSVLIPNASQEAVILMEDMLQWNPIKRPTAQQSLRYPYFQVNVPRVINSKKIGVASQRDLILNKVNLPPPVLKQYNYSQPEAFEISLESRAQEKMAQSQQQRQQQQQQQPMLPLLGHQNYARESNPMKWEEDDFAELLGSKIVPENVNAKLASERVYKENRANWNSNYLPENPKQSNGTWLLPAWNEPASLSWNQPQSGLKNGRKVSAKQHYLNVTRYVTGPSTSLSSRYRKNGDPDLNRPRLMRNLVGQPLEKYEEFTDSFWVPRNSIENQTKQYYLPRNRYITDQTLRLPYPSVYGTQTIKSTSKGTLQPSVYGNGLNAKGSASLHGRTDWAAKYLK
- the LOC143376411 gene encoding serine/threonine-protein kinase ICK isoform X2; translated protein: MKMNRYITLNQLGDGTFGSVVLGERIDTGEKVAIKRMKRKYYSWEEAMNLREVKSLKKLSHANVVKLKEVIRENDVLYFVFEYMKENLYQLMKDRDKLFPEPVIRNIVYQVLQGLAFMHKHGFFHRDMKPENLLCMGPELVKIADFGLAREIRSRPPYTDYVSTRWYRAPEVLLHSITYNSPIDIWAVGCIMAELYTFRPLFPGKSEIDEIFKICSVIGTPEKDDWPEGYQLATAMNFKFPNFTRTSLSVLIPNASQEAVILMEDMLQWNPIKRPTAQQSLRYPYFQVNVPRVINSKKIGVASQRDLILNKVNLPPPVLKQYNYSQPEAFEISLESRAQEKMAQSQQQRQQQQQQQPMLPLLGHQNYARESNPMKWEEDDFAELLGSKIVPENVNAKLASERVYKENRANWNSNYLPENPKQSNGTWLLPAWNEPASLSWNQPQSGLKNGRKVSAKQHYLNVTRYVTGPSTSLSSRNGDPDLNRPRLMRNLVGQPLEKYEEFTDSFWVPRNSIENQTKQYYLPRNRYITDQTLRLPYPSVYGTQTIKSTSKGTLQPSVYGNGLNAKGSASLHGRTDWAAKYLK